A part of Methanocalculus alkaliphilus genomic DNA contains:
- a CDS encoding response regulator, with protein sequence MYERLRVLIAEDTEDDALLLLRALRKGGFYPEHTRIWTEEGLVSALAEQEWDVILTDYHMPGFGGDRLIRVLWERGYDIPIIIVSGAIGEEAAVSLLKDGAADYVMKDNLIRLIPSVNRALAEARDRQERRRAEDALRDSEERYRSMMRQISEGILLIDRNTRRIIESNEMSSRILGYPEEVLLRMTLDEIAEGFFPQNLNENRIFEGDILTPEGRSIDLEVSISPISIRDCPEGVSAVIRDISGKKDLERRQIQAFLQIDHNIEQFAILADHIRNPLQVILGYSILSDDATAEEIMEQVYRINDIIRQLDHGWVESENVRQFLRRNYRIGDDSVDLR encoded by the coding sequence ATGTATGAGAGACTCCGGGTGCTGATTGCGGAAGATACAGAGGATGACGCGCTGCTTCTTCTCCGGGCACTCAGAAAAGGGGGTTTTTATCCGGAACATACCCGTATCTGGACTGAAGAGGGTCTTGTATCTGCACTTGCAGAGCAAGAGTGGGATGTCATCCTTACCGATTACCATATGCCCGGGTTCGGGGGGGATCGCCTCATCCGGGTTCTCTGGGAGCGGGGGTATGATATCCCGATCATCATCGTCTCCGGCGCAATCGGGGAAGAGGCTGCCGTCTCCCTGCTGAAGGACGGGGCCGCCGATTATGTGATGAAGGACAATCTTATCCGTCTCATCCCGTCGGTGAACCGGGCACTGGCGGAGGCACGGGACCGTCAGGAGCGGCGCCGGGCAGAAGATGCCCTGCGTGACTCGGAAGAGCGGTACCGGAGCATGATGAGGCAGATATCAGAAGGTATCCTGCTCATTGACAGAAATACCCGCCGAATCATCGAGTCGAATGAGATGAGTTCCCGGATCCTTGGGTACCCGGAAGAGGTTCTCCTCAGAATGACCCTTGACGAGATTGCAGAGGGCTTCTTCCCCCAAAATCTCAATGAGAACAGGATCTTCGAGGGGGATATCCTGACACCCGAAGGCCGGTCTATCGACCTTGAGGTGAGTATCAGCCCAATCTCCATCAGGGACTGCCCGGAAGGGGTTTCTGCAGTCATCCGTGACATCTCCGGGAAGAAGGATCTTGAGAGGCGCCAGATTCAGGCATTCCTCCAGATAGACCATAATATCGAACAGTTTGCCATCCTTGCGGATCATATCAGAAACCCGCTCCAGGTGATCCTTGGCTACTCTATCCTCTCCGATGATGCCACCGCAGAGGAGATCATGGAGCAGGTTTACCGGATAAATGACATCATCCGGCAGCTTGATCATGGGTGGGTCGAGTCTGAGAATGTCCGTCAGTTCCTCAGGAGAAATTATCGTATTGGTGATGATTCCGTTGATCTCAGGTGA
- a CDS encoding DUF2284 domain-containing protein: MAKRNLADELSLLSAHAEEKGGVPAILPVGEIVVAEWVRLKCRFGCKGYGKHFSCPPHTPSPEEMRRVLSGYRTAMLVRFDEDPAHPEIRPEDIPADFHSFYRRMILWIWETMWELEKMAFYDGYYKAFAFGAYPCIFCETCVAEEAEGSVDESLRRTCRMMDRVRPSMEAVGMDVFATARHVGWEIDPIPCADLEYGRIIHGNIRSVGLLLIT, translated from the coding sequence ATGGCAAAACGAAATCTCGCTGATGAACTCTCCCTCCTCTCTGCACATGCGGAAGAGAAGGGGGGTGTTCCCGCAATCCTCCCGGTCGGGGAGATTGTGGTTGCAGAATGGGTCCGGCTGAAATGCCGTTTTGGCTGTAAGGGGTACGGCAAACACTTCAGCTGCCCTCCCCACACCCCGTCACCGGAGGAGATGCGAAGGGTCCTCTCCGGATACAGGACGGCGATGCTCGTCAGGTTCGACGAGGATCCCGCGCACCCGGAGATCCGACCAGAGGATATCCCGGCTGATTTCCACTCATTCTATCGCAGGATGATCCTCTGGATCTGGGAGACGATGTGGGAACTGGAGAAGATGGCGTTTTATGACGGGTATTACAAGGCGTTTGCCTTTGGTGCATACCCATGCATCTTCTGTGAGACCTGTGTGGCAGAAGAGGCAGAAGGATCAGTTGATGAGAGCCTCCGCCGGACCTGCAGGATGATGGACCGGGTCCGGCCGAGTATGGAGGCGGTGGGGATGGATGTCTTTGCAACAGCACGGCATGTCGGATGGGAGATCGATCCGATCCCATGCGCTGATCTGGAGTACGGAAGGATCATCCACGGGAATATCCGGTCCGTCGGCCTCCTCCTCATCACCTGA
- a CDS encoding response regulator, whose translation MFLDETILLVEDNRDDELLTLRAFARNRIANPIVVVRDGEEALDYLFARGSYSERKPDLFPVLILLDLKLPKLDGHEVLRAIRQDHRTRLIPVIILTTSAEDEDIMASYDLGANSYIRKPVDFSEFMEAIRLLGAYWLLLNEQPRLR comes from the coding sequence ATGTTTTTGGATGAGACGATCCTCCTCGTCGAGGATAACCGTGATGACGAACTCCTGACGCTGCGGGCATTTGCACGCAACAGGATAGCAAATCCGATCGTCGTCGTCCGTGATGGTGAGGAAGCGCTGGATTATCTGTTTGCGAGGGGATCATATTCTGAACGCAAGCCCGATCTGTTTCCGGTGCTGATCCTCCTGGATCTCAAGCTCCCCAAACTTGATGGACATGAGGTGCTCAGGGCAATCCGGCAGGATCATAGAACCCGTCTGATCCCGGTCATTATCCTGACAACCTCTGCAGAAGACGAGGATATCATGGCGAGCTATGATCTTGGTGCAAACAGCTATATCCGAAAGCCCGTTGACTTCTCCGAGTTTATGGAGGCGATCCGACTGCTCGGCGCCTACTGGCTCCTCCTGAACGAACAACCCCGATTGAGGTGA